The region ATAGTGAAATTTCATTTTGACTAAAAATACAATCATGTCTATTTAGATTTAATTTTATATTTATAATAAAAAGGATATAAATAACATTTACTCATAGAAAAATTTAATCTATGATCAAGTTAAATATAGAATTCTAAATTAGGGAAAATAATGGCAAAAATAGATCAATATCTCCGATCTAATTTAAAATTGAGACATTTACAATTACTGGTAACATTAGATGAAATTCGTCATATTGGTAAAGCAGCTAATTATTTAAATGTTACTCAACCTGCAATTTCAAAAACCTTAGCTGATTTTGAAGAAGGGTTAAATGTCAAATTATTTGATCGAACTACAAGAGGCATGTTACCGACAGAAGCAGGGATTTGTTTAGTCAAGCATGCAAAAAAGATTTTAAACGAGATTGCATCTGCTCGTGATGAATTAGTCGCCATTAGTGAGGGGCGTGCAACACGAATTTCAATTGGCATTTTGCCAGCAGCTTCACTTTCAATATTACCTAATTTTATTGCACGCGTTGAAAACGAAATGATTTCAACTAGCATTAGTGCCCGAGAAGGAAGTTCTGATGTTTTACTTTCTCTTTTACGCACAGGCGAATTAGATATTATTATTGGTAATTTGACTGCGAAACCTTTAGGAATTGAGTTTAGAACCAAGCACTTATATAAAGACCCAATCGTTGTAGTTGTAAAAAACAAACATCCTCTAACAAAAAAAATGAATCTAAATTGGAGCGATTTATCTGACTATCCAATGGTACTACCGCCTGAGTTTGCGACCACACGTACTGTCATCGAAGAGTTCTTATTATTCAATCACGTTAACATCTCCAAAAGATATGTAGAATCCTTATCAACATTAACTAACATTGGCGTATTACAAGAAACTGAGTCTATCGGTTTTTTATCTAGACAAGTAGCAGAATATTTTAAGAAAGCCAATTTAGTTGATATTCTTCCACTTGAAATGAAAAACATTTATATAGATATTGGTTTAGTTTGGTATACAGAAAGAAATCTTACCCCATCACAAAAAAATATTATTAAGATTCTCGAAGATACAGTTTATAAAAATACAATTCACCATTCAAAAAACTCTAAATTGTGAGATTTATAATCTCACAATTTAAATCTATATTTTTTATTCACTTATTAATTTTAAATAATTCAAAAATTCTTTTTTAATATATTTCATAGAATCTGGATTCTTTGAAATCGCCAACTTAATAATACTTTCATTATAATAGTTTAAAAAACGTATCACATTAGGCTTCTGCAATATTGCCAATTCCCACACTTGGTCACTAGGTTTCTGGATATATTGAATTGCATATGGCCTTTTTTTAACTGCGAATAGACATAATGCTTCACTTGGATTCAATACAAATTGAATAGACATTGGATTTGAAGAAATCGCTATAAAAATATTTTCATCAGATTGATCAAACACCCACTCCAAAGCTAACCCATCCCGCTTCAGTGCGAGGTTCACCAATTCTTTGGTTTTGTTTTTCACATATTTAAGTGCATGTGCATTTGCTAAAATTGCTTTTCTGCAAATTTCAAATGTTTGGTTTTTAACATACTTAAGCGCAAAACCATTTTGTCGAACTGCTTCTAAACAAATCGATACCGTCTGATTATCTATATGCCGTAATGCCAAGCCTTCTTTTTTTACTGCTGATAAACAAATTTCATCAGTTTTATCATGAACATATTGTATAAGATCTCCATTTTGTGACACAGCATAGATGCACAAGTCTACAAATTGGTGTCTAAGAAATTTAATGGCTCTTGGATTTTGATAAATTGCAGCTCTTGCAATAATATAATCTTGTTTTTCCACATATTGTAAGAATAGTCCATTTTCCCTAACTGCATTTAAATCGCTTTCATATGTATGATAAAATCGATTTATAATTTCCATTTTTCTAACTCATATAGACTTATTTGATCCTAAATATCCACATTTTGATCAATAAGAGCCCACGAGTGTGGACTCTTATTCTGATATTGATTTAGCAAATTTCTAATTTTATATTGGCGATCCCTGCAACGGCTCCTTCTAATAAATCCCCAGGAACTACTGGTCCAACACCTTCAGGTGTACCTGTAAAAATAAGGTCGCCTGGTTGCAATTCATAATAGCTAGAAAGGTCTTCGATAATCTCGCCAATATTCCAAATAAAATGCTGGGTATTAGAGTGCTGTACCGTCTTACCATTCACAGTTAATGTAATATCTACTTGATTAACATCCACATGAATATCTTCAGCTCGTACAAGTTCTGACATTACAGCTGATTCTGGGAAGTTCTTACCGAAATCCCATGGTTTACCTTCATCACGTGCTTTGAGTTGTATATCACGTCGTGTCATATCTAAACCACAGCCATAACCATAAATGTATTCAAAAGCATCTTTTGCTTGAATATTTTTACCAGCACGACCGATGGCTAAAACTAACTCAATTTCATGATGATAATTCTGGGTTTTACATGGATATTGAATTTTACTTCCAGATGGAACATAGGTAGATGAATCTTTCAAGAAATAAAACGGTTGCTGAGTGCTTTTATCAATGCTTATTCCCATTTCTGCTGCATGCGCCATATAGTTACGCCCAACACAGAAAATACGATTAATCGGAAATTTCTGTGAGTGTCCTGCGATAGGTACTAATGAATGCTGTTTTAGTGGAAATATTGTATTCTGTGTCATGATCTGATCCTACTAAAAAAAAGGGAGGAGAGATCCCCCTCCCCAAAAAGAAACTCAGTTCAAAATTGCAATAGCTTCAATTTCTAAAAGGATTTCAGGTTTAGCTAGTGATTTCACTTCAACCAAAGTACAAGCAGGAAAATCACCTGTAAAAAACTCTTGGCGCGCTTTCCATACAGCTTTATTATTGGCAATATTGGTCACAAAGATTGTCATTTTAACAATGTGATCCATCGTACCGCCTGCTGCTTCGATTAAATCTTTAATCTTTTGAAAGATTACCTGTGACTGCTCATATTCTTCACCTAGTACAGTTTCACCATCTGCTTGTCGAGCTGTCATCCCAGAAATATAAACTTGGTTCCCTACTTTTAAGCAGTTAGACCACATCCCTGGTGCTGGTTCTTTAACATTCTCAGAAATAATGCGTTCTTTTAACATTTTAATATCCTATTTTTCTCTGTTTTAAAGTGTAATTCTTGAATCCCAAGCGGTTTCTTTGCCCCAGTTAATACAAACACTTTGACGACGTACATAACCTTTCCATGCATCAGATCCTGCAGTACGTCCACCTCCTGTTTCCTTTTCACCACCAAAGGCTGCACCGACATCTGCGCCTGTCGTACCCATATTGACACGTACAATTCCACAGTCACTGCCTGCAGCAGACAAGAACAATTCAATGTTGCTCAAATTTGAACTGTGAATTCCCGAAGCCAATCCTTGTGCCACACCATTATGAATCTCAATCGCTTCTTCCAAGTCATCATAGGCCATAACAAAAACAATCGGCGCGAAAGTTTCATGTTGCACACAATCCCATTCAGGCTTTACATCAGTGATCAAACATGGCTGTACATATAGTCCAGGTCGTTCAATTCGGTGCCCTCCATAGATTACTTTCCCACCCAACTCGACTGCACGTTGAATTGTGCATTCATAATCTTGTACTGCACCAGCATCAATTAAGGGTCCTACTACAGTATCAAGATCACGCGGGTCACCAATCTTAATTTGGTCAAAAGCTTGTTTTAATAAATCTGTTAATTCATTGATAATACTGCGGTGTGCAATAATTCTACGCGTGCTAGTACAGCGTTGTCCTGTAGTGCCCACAGCACCAAATGTAATTGCACGCGCGGCGAGTTTCAGGTCTGCTGTTTCATCCACGATACAACCATTATTACCTGAACATTCAAGCATATATTTACGGCCTAGGGTCGAACCCACAATATGAGCTACCTTTTTACCTACACCAGTTGAGCCAGTAAATGAAATCATGTTGACACGTGTATCACGTATCAATAATTCAGCTATTTCATTTTCACCCGGAATAAAGAGCGTGAATACGCCTTCTAAATTCATTTCCTGCATAGCCTGATTCGCAAGCTTTTGCATCGCAATTGCAGTCAGTGGTACTTTCGGACTTGGTTTCCATACAACGACATTTCCTCCAATTGCAGCCAAAAATCCATTTTGCGCCCATACTGCAGCTGGGAAATTATATGCACTAATGACACCAACGATTCCTAATGGTAACCATTGATCATACATACGATGCTTGGTACGTTGAGACTGTTGAGTATAACCATACATCATACGAGATTGACCTGCTGCCAAAGTCGCCATGTCTACAACTTCTTTTAATTCACCTTTGGCTTCCATCAGGGATTTGCCTGTATCTAAGGCAACGATTCCAGCCAAGGCATCCATGTTGGCCTCTACCAGTTGACCAATACGATTAACCAGTTCTCCACGTCTAGGAGCAGGCACCATGCGCCATTTCTTTTGAAAAACTAAAGCTTGCTCAATAATTTCTTCATAATCTTGCGCAGATGAACTCGCAATTTGTCCAACTACTTCATTATCAGCAGGGCAAATTGCTTTGACTACATCACGGCCTTCAACCGATGACCACCCAGACTTCAGACCATAAGATCCTGGATGAGTTTGATCCAGCCCAAAAGCTTCTAACACTTTTTGAGTATCAAACAATTGGTTTTCTTTTTTAATTTGTTGTAATACATTCATGCTTAATTATCCTTTACCTTTTACTTTATTTTTTTACAAATTCACCGATAGTCTCATCTGTATGAAACACGGGTTTTTCGTAGTAATGAGGGCCATCATAAATTTCTATTAATCGACTGAATTTATGCGCCAACGTTGGACCATGTGGGTTATCTTTGGGATTCATGTAAAAAGAGCCTGGGGTTAAAGTCATTCCTACATCCGTGTATTCATATTCACCTTCTAAACAAAACATAAATTGGTTAGAGGCATGAGTATGCTTCACAGGAATTTTCCCACCTGGTTGATATTCCAAGAGAGCAATCGTCGCGCCTGTTTCTAAGTTCTTCCACAAGAAATATTGGCGAAAGCCGTATTCTGGGAAATCAATCCAGTCTTCATCTTTAATCTCGGCAGTATTCAACAAGATCTCTAGACTTTTAAACGTATCAGCATTAATTTTCATTTAGTCTGCTCCCTATTTATTTTGTTTTTTCCACGATTCATATTCAGCCCGACTATCAGAAGTCGCAGGAAATACTTCAAAAATAGAGCGTCCTTTTTGAATTTGAATCGCCGCAAATTCTTCATATTCGACAGCATCTAATGCTTCATCAGCCACCTCGTCAACAAGATGCTGAGGAATCACAACAACCCCATCTCCATCACCAACAATAATGTCACCGGGATATACGGCCACACCACCACAACCAACAGGTTCATTTAAGCTAATTGGGTGCAATGCAATAGGGGTTGCAGGCGGTGCATTATGTTTCTGAAAACAAGGTAAGCCTATAGAATGAATTGCTGGAGAGTCCCTATACCCCCCATCTGTCACCACGCCGGATACATTTCTATATTTCAAACGTGTTGCCATCATGTCACCCATGCTCGATGCTTTGGTACAACCAAAAGCATCAATCACAAGTACTGAACCTGCAGGACATTCTTCAATTGCTCGGCGATGTTTGTTATCTTCACGAGCATAATTAGTCATATTATCCAAGTCTTCACGTGCCGGAATAAAACGGAGTGTATATGCAGGACCTACGAGCTGTTTTTGCTCTGGGTTAATCGGCAAAATTCCATGCATCATGACATTCTTAAAACCACGCTTAAGCAAAACGTTGGCAATATTCGCCGTACCAACACGCATGAGTTTTTCGCGTGTCAGGCCCTTTAATTCGATATTCATTGTTTCTCCTACTGGAAGAATTCCAGCGTAGGTGCCATGCCCCATTGTGTTGTTTCAGTTGCAGTACCATTAAAGACAGTTGGCACTGCATGCTGATCCAACACATCCCCATCGGTATAATGCTCAACACGGAAACCAAATGGATCTTTCCAGTAATCAAAAATTTGACTACCCAACATATGTCGCCCAACACCACAATCAAGTTGATAGCCCTTGGACAACAAGTAATCATGCGAAGTCATCACAGCATCAAGATCAATGACTTCAAATGAACAGTGATGCACTCCAATCCAATCTGATTGCAATATTAGAATTGCATGATGATCAACCTTTTCATTTTCATGATTAAAGCGTAAGAAAGTTCCCACTATCGGACCTTCTTCACCTGGTGGCGCAAAGTAGTCTGAATGTAGTAAATCAAAACGCTCTTCTAACCATCTAACTGATTCATCATGATTACTTACATGCAGCACAAAATGACCGAGCTTGATGGCCTGAGCAGGCTTACATTTAACACGAATACTTTCATTGCAGCGCGGCTTAGCATGTGCATGATTGAAATCAAACGCTTTTCTTTCTGTAATATCATTATGCTTTTTGCGCCCCCAAATCGCTTTTATTTCAAAGCCATCTGGCATATACATCACTACTTCATAGCCACCACCTGGCTCTGTCGACTCCTTAACAGTTGAGGAACCTTCTAGCTTTGCTAAAGCTTCAAGATCTTCCATGCAGGCAACTTCAATTGATGCACCAATAAAGCATTGTTTCTCTGCTTTATGTGTTACATGAATATGATGTTGTTCACCACTGCCACGCATGTACAACACTTGATCTGTTTTTTCCACACACTCTAGACCAAAATCTGTCATAAACTGCTGCATCAATGAAAGATCAGGAGCAGCATAGGTCACTTGTGCAATTTCTATTGGTTTTGCCATGTCGAGTCCATTCTCCGTAACAGCACTCAGCTCTCAATTTTTGAATATTTTCCCGTGTGAAAAACCAAAGGTTTATTCCCTTCCTGTTGCTTTAAATTCACCACAAGACCAACAAATAAAGTGTGATCACCACATGGATATACAAATTGCAGTTTTGTCACGAGCTGAACAGATGCATCTTTAATCACAGGGAATCCATTCAAATAGTCAAACTCCGGACTAAAGTTCTCATTGATTTTTCCAGCAAAGTGATTACTGACGTTAATTTGATCTTCAGATAAAATACTGATTCCAAATGACTCACTTAAGCTGATTTTTTGATGTGAGGTAGCTTTATTGTCTACTGAAACCAAAACCAACGCAGGATCTAAAGAGCCTGACATAAATGCATTCGCAGTCATTGCATGAGGTTGGCCATCATGAAAAGATGAAATAACCACCACACCTGTTGCAAATTTCCCCATTGCGTTGCGAAAATCCCGTGAGCTAAAATCCACCGCAGTTTGCTTTTCTTGAATGATGTTCACCATTTCGCCCAAAGTTGTCACCTGTAAATTCGCTACTGTCATTGTTATATCCCTCTATACAGTCAAATGCTTGGCTTACTTCTTTTTCAAAATGCTGACATCATCTGGATTAATTAAATCCGGAACAGTCCAACCATTAATGTCATATTCATCCATAGCTTTTTGTGCAAAGTCCTTACAGAAGTCGAGTAATCCTGTACCCTGTGCTGCAAATAAATTGGTTTGACGTGTGACATCATTACTACCGATATAGTTAATCTCATACAATTCATGACGAGCGCCAAACTCAGTGCCAATTGCATCCCACAACATCTTCATGACTTTCACACGTTCAATAGCATCTTTACCATTTGAACCACGTACATAAGTATCTAAGTAAGGACGAATTTCTGGACACTTGAAATCATCTGCATGTGAGTTAAGATAAATTAGTCCACTAGCAACGATCTGCTCGATAATGTTTTTGATTTTTGGCATAGCCAACTGATTCATTACACGATATGCACCAGCATGATGTGGATCTGGGCGAATCATGCCATTCCAAGGTTGTGCACTTTTTGCCATCGCATCAGATAGGGCCCAGAATGTATTACGCCAAGCAATCACCTCACCCATTTGCGACATCACACCATGAAATTTTTCAGCTCCTGTAATTTCTAATGCTTTAGCCAAGGTGCCCACTAAAAAATCTAATTTGACCGCAAAACGTGTACAACCATGTAAAGATGCGCGCTCTAAATAGCCAGAACCAATGTTATATGCATTTGCTTGCTTTAAATCATTGTGGATAAATACGTCTTCCCATGGAATAAACACATTATCCATCACTAGAATCGCATCGTTTTCATCCAATCGGCTTGATAGTGGATAATCAAAAGGACTACCTAAAACAGCAGCTCGGTATTCATTTGACATACGGCATAATAATTTCACACCTGGTGCATTGGTCGGCATAATGAATACTGGTGAAAATGCAGGATCTTGAATTGCAACCTGACCTACATGCCCAATAAATGTATAATGTGTTAATGCTGAACCTGTTGCCACAACCTTGGCACCAGATACATAGATACCTTTATCATCTTCTTTAACAACACGAACAAAGACATCTTTTCCTGCATCTGGACCCAATCCGCGGTCAACTGGTGGATTCATAATGGCATGATTAATAAACCAAGTTTTCTCTTGGGCTTTACGATACCAGCGACGTGCGTTTTCTTCATAACCTTTGTAAAACTCGGCATTTGCACCTAGAGTACCCAAGAAACACCCTTTATAGTCAGGTGAACGTCCCATCCACCCCCATGAAATACGCTGCCATTCTGCAATCGCATCACGTGATGCAACTTGTTCTTCTACATTATTTGCTGCTCGGAAAAAGCGATGAGTAAATCCACCCCACTCTGTAGGTGTGGTTAAAATATCTTTGGTTTTTGGATCATGAAGCGCATCGTACATACGAGCAATCATACGTGCAGAGTTACGAAAAGCTGGATGCTCTGCAATATTTTTTACCCGCTCACCGTAAATCCATACTTCACGTCCATCATTTAAACTTTCTAAGTACTCTTTGCCCGTAAATGGAATATAATCTTTATTCATTACGTTACTTCCTGTCTCTAATTTACTATTCATAATTAATCCTCGAATTAGTTTATTTGTTGTGTATCCTTTACACATTTACTTCTAATTAACTTCAATTTAACAAGCCTATTTATATCCGTCCAATGATGAAATTAAGGCCTATTCATAACCTTTTTGCTATTTATAACCAAGCAAATAAAAAAAA is a window of Acinetobacter sp. ASP199 DNA encoding:
- a CDS encoding LysR substrate-binding domain-containing protein, translated to MAKIDQYLRSNLKLRHLQLLVTLDEIRHIGKAANYLNVTQPAISKTLADFEEGLNVKLFDRTTRGMLPTEAGICLVKHAKKILNEIASARDELVAISEGRATRISIGILPAASLSILPNFIARVENEMISTSISAREGSSDVLLSLLRTGELDIIIGNLTAKPLGIEFRTKHLYKDPIVVVVKNKHPLTKKMNLNWSDLSDYPMVLPPEFATTRTVIEEFLLFNHVNISKRYVESLSTLTNIGVLQETESIGFLSRQVAEYFKKANLVDILPLEMKNIYIDIGLVWYTERNLTPSQKNIIKILEDTVYKNTIHHSKNSKL
- a CDS encoding DUF4116 domain-containing protein encodes the protein MEIINRFYHTYESDLNAVRENGLFLQYVEKQDYIIARAAIYQNPRAIKFLRHQFVDLCIYAVSQNGDLIQYVHDKTDEICLSAVKKEGLALRHIDNQTVSICLEAVRQNGFALKYVKNQTFEICRKAILANAHALKYVKNKTKELVNLALKRDGLALEWVFDQSDENIFIAISSNPMSIQFVLNPSEALCLFAVKKRPYAIQYIQKPSDQVWELAILQKPNVIRFLNYYNESIIKLAISKNPDSMKYIKKEFLNYLKLISE
- a CDS encoding fumarylacetoacetate hydrolase family protein; the encoded protein is MTQNTIFPLKQHSLVPIAGHSQKFPINRIFCVGRNYMAHAAEMGISIDKSTQQPFYFLKDSSTYVPSGSKIQYPCKTQNYHHEIELVLAIGRAGKNIQAKDAFEYIYGYGCGLDMTRRDIQLKARDEGKPWDFGKNFPESAVMSELVRAEDIHVDVNQVDITLTVNGKTVQHSNTQHFIWNIGEIIEDLSSYYELQPGDLIFTGTPEGVGPVVPGDLLEGAVAGIANIKLEIC
- a CDS encoding RidA family protein, which translates into the protein MLKERIISENVKEPAPGMWSNCLKVGNQVYISGMTARQADGETVLGEEYEQSQVIFQKIKDLIEAAGGTMDHIVKMTIFVTNIANNKAVWKARQEFFTGDFPACTLVEVKSLAKPEILLEIEAIAILN
- a CDS encoding aldehyde dehydrogenase family protein produces the protein MNVLQQIKKENQLFDTQKVLEAFGLDQTHPGSYGLKSGWSSVEGRDVVKAICPADNEVVGQIASSSAQDYEEIIEQALVFQKKWRMVPAPRRGELVNRIGQLVEANMDALAGIVALDTGKSLMEAKGELKEVVDMATLAAGQSRMMYGYTQQSQRTKHRMYDQWLPLGIVGVISAYNFPAAVWAQNGFLAAIGGNVVVWKPSPKVPLTAIAMQKLANQAMQEMNLEGVFTLFIPGENEIAELLIRDTRVNMISFTGSTGVGKKVAHIVGSTLGRKYMLECSGNNGCIVDETADLKLAARAITFGAVGTTGQRCTSTRRIIAHRSIINELTDLLKQAFDQIKIGDPRDLDTVVGPLIDAGAVQDYECTIQRAVELGGKVIYGGHRIERPGLYVQPCLITDVKPEWDCVQHETFAPIVFVMAYDDLEEAIEIHNGVAQGLASGIHSSNLSNIELFLSAAGSDCGIVRVNMGTTGADVGAAFGGEKETGGGRTAGSDAWKGYVRRQSVCINWGKETAWDSRITL
- a CDS encoding cupin domain-containing protein, with amino-acid sequence MKINADTFKSLEILLNTAEIKDEDWIDFPEYGFRQYFLWKNLETGATIALLEYQPGGKIPVKHTHASNQFMFCLEGEYEYTDVGMTLTPGSFYMNPKDNPHGPTLAHKFSRLIEIYDGPHYYEKPVFHTDETIGEFVKK
- a CDS encoding ribonuclease activity regulator RraA, which produces MNIELKGLTREKLMRVGTANIANVLLKRGFKNVMMHGILPINPEQKQLVGPAYTLRFIPAREDLDNMTNYAREDNKHRRAIEECPAGSVLVIDAFGCTKASSMGDMMATRLKYRNVSGVVTDGGYRDSPAIHSIGLPCFQKHNAPPATPIALHPISLNEPVGCGGVAVYPGDIIVGDGDGVVVIPQHLVDEVADEALDAVEYEEFAAIQIQKGRSIFEVFPATSDSRAEYESWKKQNK
- a CDS encoding VOC family protein; its protein translation is MAKPIEIAQVTYAAPDLSLMQQFMTDFGLECVEKTDQVLYMRGSGEQHHIHVTHKAEKQCFIGASIEVACMEDLEALAKLEGSSTVKESTEPGGGYEVVMYMPDGFEIKAIWGRKKHNDITERKAFDFNHAHAKPRCNESIRVKCKPAQAIKLGHFVLHVSNHDESVRWLEERFDLLHSDYFAPPGEEGPIVGTFLRFNHENEKVDHHAILILQSDWIGVHHCSFEVIDLDAVMTSHDYLLSKGYQLDCGVGRHMLGSQIFDYWKDPFGFRVEHYTDGDVLDQHAVPTVFNGTATETTQWGMAPTLEFFQ
- a CDS encoding flavin reductase family protein, whose translation is MTVANLQVTTLGEMVNIIQEKQTAVDFSSRDFRNAMGKFATGVVVISSFHDGQPHAMTANAFMSGSLDPALVLVSVDNKATSHQKISLSESFGISILSEDQINVSNHFAGKINENFSPEFDYLNGFPVIKDASVQLVTKLQFVYPCGDHTLFVGLVVNLKQQEGNKPLVFHTGKYSKIES
- a CDS encoding 4-hydroxyphenylacetate 3-hydroxylase family protein, whose translation is MNSKLETGSNVMNKDYIPFTGKEYLESLNDGREVWIYGERVKNIAEHPAFRNSARMIARMYDALHDPKTKDILTTPTEWGGFTHRFFRAANNVEEQVASRDAIAEWQRISWGWMGRSPDYKGCFLGTLGANAEFYKGYEENARRWYRKAQEKTWFINHAIMNPPVDRGLGPDAGKDVFVRVVKEDDKGIYVSGAKVVATGSALTHYTFIGHVGQVAIQDPAFSPVFIMPTNAPGVKLLCRMSNEYRAAVLGSPFDYPLSSRLDENDAILVMDNVFIPWEDVFIHNDLKQANAYNIGSGYLERASLHGCTRFAVKLDFLVGTLAKALEITGAEKFHGVMSQMGEVIAWRNTFWALSDAMAKSAQPWNGMIRPDPHHAGAYRVMNQLAMPKIKNIIEQIVASGLIYLNSHADDFKCPEIRPYLDTYVRGSNGKDAIERVKVMKMLWDAIGTEFGARHELYEINYIGSNDVTRQTNLFAAQGTGLLDFCKDFAQKAMDEYDINGWTVPDLINPDDVSILKKK